A region of the Longimicrobium sp. genome:
ACCCGCCGCCTCCCCGCGCCGCCGGGCGCGCGCCCGGAGCGGCCTCCCCCTCCAGCAGCCCCAGCTCGCGCAGCGCGTCGGCGGCCACCCGCGCCACGGGCTCGCCGTCCACCTCCACGCGGCGGTTCAGCACGCGCATCCGCCGCTCGTCGAGCCGTCCGCTGAGCCGCGACAGCTCCGCCACGCCGCGCGGCGAGTCGCGCCACATCCGCGGGCCCACGAGCGCGGCGGCCTGGTAGGGCGGGAAGAAGCGGCGGTCGTCCTCCAGCACCACCAGGTCGTAGCGGGCGAGCAGGCCGTCGGTCGAGTAGCCGTCGACCACGTCCACGGCGCCCTCGGCGAGCGCGCGGTACTTCACCGCCTGTACCAGCGAGCGCACCTCGCGCGGGCGCAGGCCGTACGCGCGCGTGAGCCCCGGCAGCCCGTCCGGCCGCCCGATGAAGTCCGGCGTGAGCCCCGCCACCAGCCGGGGCGAGGCGCGCGCCAGGTCCGAGAGCGTGGCGAGCCGGTAGCGCCGCGCCGTCTCGCGCCGCACGGCGATGGCGTAGGTGTTCTCGAAGCCGAGCGGAGGCAGCCAGTGCACCCCCCAGCGCGCCTCGAACTCGCGCGACACGATCCCGAAGACCGAATCGGCATCGGGGATCGGCTGGCGGTCCAGGATCGCCAGCAGCCCGGTGCCCGTGTACTCGGGGTAGACGTCGATCGCCCCGGAGCGCAGCGCCGCGAACGCGATCTCCGTCGCCCCCAGCCCCAGCCGCCGCTCCACGGCGAGCCCGCGCGCCTCCAGGAGCTGCGCGAACATCTCCGCCAGCAGGTAGCTCTCCCCGAACGGCTTCGACGCCACGATCACCGGCCGCCCGCCCCCCGCCTGCCGCATCGGGCCCGCCTGCGCCGCCGTCCCGGAGACGACGAGGCAGTCGAGGAGCAGGAGGAGGAATCCGAACTGGAGCAGAAGCCTCAGCGGTGAGACTCGGCTCGATCTCCGGGCGGTTGAAACCGCGGCAACGACCACACGCAGTCCGCCTGCGCGGACGAGCGGGCTGCGCCCGCGCGCTTCGCGCCTGGAGCCAGCCTGCCCGTGCCGGAGCCGGCCCCCGCGCTGGAGGAGTCCGCGAAGGCGGACTTTGCGCAGTTGTCGCCGCGGATTCATCCGCCCCCGGTCGGAAGCGGGACGACGGAAGACCCGAGAGGATGAACGGGCTTTCTCATCGCTGAGATTCCTCCCCTCTCAGCCTCGCCCGCGCCAGCAGGTCGCGCACGTACTCCGTCGCCGGCGCGGCGACGAGGGTGGCCGGCGCGGCCACCTGCTCGATGCGGCCGTTGCGGAGGACGGCGATGCGGT
Encoded here:
- a CDS encoding glycine betaine ABC transporter substrate-binding protein, translated to MRQAGGGRPVIVASKPFGESYLLAEMFAQLLEARGLAVERRLGLGATEIAFAALRSGAIDVYPEYTGTGLLAILDRQPIPDADSVFGIVSREFEARWGVHWLPPLGFENTYAIAVRRETARRYRLATLSDLARASPRLVAGLTPDFIGRPDGLPGLTRAYGLRPREVRSLVQAVKYRALAEGAVDVVDGYSTDGLLARYDLVVLEDDRRFFPPYQAAALVGPRMWRDSPRGVAELSRLSGRLDERRMRVLNRRVEVDGEPVARVAADALRELGLLEGEAAPGARPAARGGGGSLGGYLWERRTLLAGLTLRHLFLVAASLLGAIVVAVPLGVALERVRPAGAEAWVRAV